TCCCTTGCTCATCCTGGCCGTGGTGGCGATCGAGTCGCGCTTCAACCCGATTGCCGAAAGCGTCTCCGGGGCCAAGGGGCTGATGCAGATCATTCCCCGCTATCATCTCGACAAGCTGGAACCGCGTGGCGGCGAGCAAGCGGTGCTGCACCCGGAGATCAACATCCGGGTCGGGTCTGAGATTTTGCACGAATATTTCCAGCGCACCGGCGATCTGACTGAAGCGCTCAAGCTCTACAACGGCTCGAGCTGGGACGAAGCCAACCGCTATCCAGAAAAAGTTTTATCCGAGAAGCGGCGCCTGCAGCGGGTGGTGGCGGGCATCAAGGCGTGAGCGTGGCGGGTCGGAGCAGTTTCGTTGTAGTCGGAGCGCGATTAGAATAACGCGATGGCTCGCATTCGCATCTCTTGGCCCGGCGGGGCCGTCACGGCCACCCTCGATCCGACGCCCACGGCCGAGAAAGTTCTCGCCGCGCTGCCAACGCGCTCGTCGGCGAACACGTGGGGCGATGAGGTCTATTTCAGCCTTCCAGTGCGCGCGTCGCTGGAGCCCAACGCCCGGCAGGTGGTGGACCCGGGCACCGTGTGTTTCTGGGTCGAGGGAAATTCGCTGGCGCTGCCCTTTGGTCCCACGCCGGTCTCCCGGGGCAACGAGTGCCGACTGGTGACCAAGGTTAACATTCTCGGCAAGCTCGAGGACGATCCCAGGCGGTTGTCGAGCGTGAACGACGGCGACGAGATCACGGTCGTCCGGATCGACTGACGGTTTTCCCGGCTCGCCCTCAAGTCAAGCGGATCGACCGCCACGCGCCCGAGCGCCAGCGGGCGAAGAGCGCGAGGCCGGCGGCGACGATGTAGAGGAGGGCGGCGAACCACCCGCCCACCGAGCCGAAGCCCAGGGCGGGCAGCGATTCGATCCAGCCTTGGCCGGGCGCGAAGGCCACGATGTGCACGGCGGGGATGAACCCCGCCCAGGCCAGGCCGGTGAGCAGCACGGTGGGCACGCGCACGTCGCCCGCACCGCGCAGACAGAAGCTCGAGCCGATGTTCAGGCCGTCGAAGATCTGGTAGCCGGCAGCGATCCACAGCAGCACGACCCCGAGCCGCTCCACCGCCTGCGCGTCGGGAGCGGCGGAATTCACGAACAAGGGCACCAGCCACGGCCCGGCCAGCGCGAGGGCCACGCCGACCGCACCCATGTAGCCCACCGCGAGAACGATGGTGGTATCGCCCACGCGCGCCGCCCATGCCTTGTCGCCGGCGCCGATGGACTGGCCCACGAGCGTGGTTCCTGCCAGCGCCAGCCCTACCACCGGCAGGTAGGCGACCGAGGTGAGCACCATCGCGATCTGGCTGGCCGCACCGTCGACGGCGCCGAGGCGTGCCATCATGACTTGGAACAGCCAGAAAGCTCCCACCTCCACCGCGGGAAACAGGCCGGTCGGCAAACCCAACGCGAGAAGGCGGCGGATGCCTTTCCACTGGGGGCGCCAGGTGAGATGACTCCGATATTCGGCGCGCACCGGGCGGGAGAGGAACGCCGCCAGGGCGAGGGTGGCCCCCATCGCCATGGCGAGCGTGGTGGCCCAGGCCGCGCCGGCCATGCCGAACCCGAGGCGGAAAATCAGAAGCTCGTTGAGCGGTACGTTAACCACCGCCACCACGGCCATCAGCGTCAAGGTGACGCCGGTGCGGCCGATGCCGTTGAAGAAGGCGGAAAGCGTCCACAGCAGCACGCCGACCGGAGCGCCCAGGAGCCGGGGGAGCCAGTAATCGAGGGCAGCCCCGTGGATCGCCGGGGCCAGCCCGAACGGTCCCAGGATCCAGGGCCCGGCGAAGGCGAGGCCGATGAAGACAGGGGCTGTGAGCAGCGCGCTCCACACGCCGAGCCAGGCTGCCTGGGAGGCGCGCTTTTGCCGGCGGGCGCCGTAGGCGTGGGCGACCAGCGGTTGCACGGCAAGCCCCGCGCCCCCCACCACCAGCAGGCAGACGATGACCAGGAAATGCACCGCGCCGATGGCGGCGGTCGCGTCGGGGGAGAGGCGGCCGATGAACCACGTGTCGGTCAGGTTGAGCACGGCCTGCAGCGCGCTGTTGGCGGCCAGGGGCACGGCGAGACGCCCGACGGCGCGCAGGTCCACGCGGGGACGGCCTTCGGCGTCGAAACGCACCGCTGGCAGGCGGGAGAACTGGCGCAAGCTGGAATCGACGGCCAGGTCCATGGGTTGAGGGTCCAGGGGCTGAAATCGCGATTTCCTGCCCCCCGGCGGGGGACCGTGACGTCACGGGGGCGACGAAGCGCGTTATTTTCAACCAGAAGAGCGGTGCCGGAAAGTCCGCCGCATCCTCGTTGTGGCGTTTGGCGCTTTGGCGCCGCCCGCGCAGTCTGCTATACGTTGAATCGTAGAGGTAGCTTTATCGCGAGGAGGAGCCATGGCCGACGTCGTGCGCAAGGCGGATTACTTTTCCATGCAGATCGCCGACAAACCGGGAGAGGGAGCCGACTACTTGAAGGCTCTCAAGGAAGCAGGCGTCAACTTGCTCGGCTTCACGGGTTTTCCCAGCGGTCGGCGAGCCCAAATCGACTTCATCCCGGAAGACACGGCCAAGCTCAGGGCGGCGGCCCGCAAGCTCAAGTGGAAGCTGGGGACGAAGAAGACCGTGTTCCTGGTCCAGGGCGAGGATCGGGTGGGAGCCATCTACGACCTGATCGGCAAACTGGCCGAAGCCG
This window of the Pelomicrobium methylotrophicum genome carries:
- a CDS encoding MATE family efflux transporter, whose product is MDLAVDSSLRQFSRLPAVRFDAEGRPRVDLRAVGRLAVPLAANSALQAVLNLTDTWFIGRLSPDATAAIGAVHFLVIVCLLVVGGAGLAVQPLVAHAYGARRQKRASQAAWLGVWSALLTAPVFIGLAFAGPWILGPFGLAPAIHGAALDYWLPRLLGAPVGVLLWTLSAFFNGIGRTGVTLTLMAVVAVVNVPLNELLIFRLGFGMAGAAWATTLAMAMGATLALAAFLSRPVRAEYRSHLTWRPQWKGIRRLLALGLPTGLFPAVEVGAFWLFQVMMARLGAVDGAASQIAMVLTSVAYLPVVGLALAGTTLVGQSIGAGDKAWAARVGDTTIVLAVGYMGAVGVALALAGPWLVPLFVNSAAPDAQAVERLGVVLLWIAAGYQIFDGLNIGSSFCLRGAGDVRVPTVLLTGLAWAGFIPAVHIVAFAPGQGWIESLPALGFGSVGGWFAALLYIVAAGLALFARWRSGAWRSIRLT
- a CDS encoding ACT domain-containing protein, with protein sequence MADVVRKADYFSMQIADKPGEGADYLKALKEAGVNLLGFTGFPSGRRAQIDFIPEDTAKLRAAARKLKWKLGTKKTVFLVQGEDRVGAIYDLIGKLAEAGVNITALDAVSAGEGRYGAMFWVKPKDVAKAAKILGVK
- a CDS encoding cyclophilin-like fold protein, with the protein product MARIRISWPGGAVTATLDPTPTAEKVLAALPTRSSANTWGDEVYFSLPVRASLEPNARQVVDPGTVCFWVEGNSLALPFGPTPVSRGNECRLVTKVNILGKLEDDPRRLSSVNDGDEITVVRID